In the Natronolimnobius baerhuensis genome, one interval contains:
- a CDS encoding GNAT family N-acetyltransferase: MTDAVRRATTDDVLAIHETARESWHATYDDVLGSDTVDSVVDDWYALGDLESAIADASSRDDVEFVVVEPDKSTDDIITDSEGDVLTGLQRCRAFAHVVPWPEDPVVAYLARFYVRPDSWGEGVGTALLEHLETTLEDSFDRIRLAVLADNEVGISFAESVGFERVTIRETDLGDGLEEYVCEKSI; this comes from the coding sequence GTGACTGACGCGGTTCGACGCGCAACCACCGACGACGTCCTGGCAATCCACGAGACGGCCCGCGAGAGTTGGCACGCGACCTACGACGACGTGCTGGGCTCCGACACCGTCGATAGCGTCGTCGACGACTGGTACGCACTCGGCGACCTCGAGTCCGCGATTGCCGACGCAAGCAGCCGAGACGACGTCGAGTTCGTCGTCGTCGAACCGGACAAAAGCACTGACGACATCATCACGGACTCCGAGGGCGACGTCCTCACGGGACTCCAGCGTTGTCGCGCCTTCGCACACGTCGTCCCCTGGCCCGAAGACCCGGTAGTGGCCTACCTCGCGCGATTCTACGTCCGGCCGGACAGCTGGGGCGAAGGCGTCGGGACGGCCCTTCTCGAGCACCTCGAGACGACGCTCGAGGACTCCTTCGACCGTATCCGGCTGGCTGTCCTCGCGGATAACGAGGTCGGTATCTCGTTCGCCGAGTCAGTGGGATTCGAGCGAGTCACAATCCGAGAGACGGATCTCGGGGATGGCCTCGAGGAGTACGTCTGCGAAAAGTCGATTTGA
- a CDS encoding dihydrolipoyl dehydrogenase family protein produces MSVHVAIIGAYGSAGVAAADELLERDPSVELTLIDDGDPGGGLCILRGCMPSKDVLSAGQHRYQARHDDRLEGVPEIDPEAVVARKNEHITGFAEHRRKHVHELAERETVEFVHDTARFVDDRVIELEESGRSLEPDYVVIATGSVLDIPDLPGIDEVDVSSSADVLDATTFPESGIVMGFGYIGLELAPYLSEVGGVDLTVIEHDNHPLDEMEAGYGETILELYREQFGINVLTNADETHIESTDDGGVRLTLEQAGGDNAEGDGDATERTLEADHLYCFTGRRPAFDGLGLEETGLEPGEGWVSSTMQAAGDDRVFVAGDANGREPILHVAKEEGISAAQNILAHHRGEDCEPYTNIPHHVIFSGLGVYPFARIGHTPATIAEAEMDAIVLTREASSDGVFKTKNHPEGRATLVVNAESGAVLGYQGLHLHADVMAKTMQVAVEMGLDVRDLPKRAYHPTTPEILDGLFRDACAELEDRSACVEDGDSRDLAL; encoded by the coding sequence ATGAGTGTCCACGTGGCGATTATCGGGGCTTACGGAAGCGCTGGCGTCGCCGCCGCAGATGAACTTCTCGAGCGCGATCCAAGCGTTGAACTGACGCTAATCGACGACGGCGACCCCGGTGGTGGACTGTGTATTCTCCGTGGCTGCATGCCGAGTAAGGACGTCCTCTCGGCTGGCCAACACCGGTATCAGGCGCGCCACGACGACCGCCTCGAGGGCGTTCCCGAAATAGATCCCGAGGCCGTCGTCGCCCGGAAAAACGAGCATATCACTGGCTTTGCCGAGCACCGACGCAAACACGTCCACGAACTGGCCGAGCGCGAGACCGTCGAGTTCGTCCACGACACGGCCCGATTCGTCGACGACCGCGTGATCGAACTCGAGGAAAGCGGCCGAAGCCTCGAACCAGATTACGTCGTCATCGCGACGGGATCGGTACTCGACATCCCCGACCTCCCCGGCATCGATGAGGTCGACGTCTCCTCGAGTGCGGACGTACTGGATGCGACCACATTCCCCGAGTCGGGGATCGTCATGGGCTTTGGCTATATCGGCCTCGAACTCGCGCCCTACCTCAGCGAAGTCGGCGGCGTCGATCTGACCGTCATCGAACACGACAACCACCCGCTCGACGAGATGGAAGCCGGCTACGGCGAGACGATTCTTGAACTCTACCGCGAGCAGTTTGGCATCAACGTGCTGACGAACGCCGACGAAACGCACATCGAGTCGACCGACGATGGCGGCGTTCGCCTGACCCTCGAGCAGGCCGGTGGCGACAACGCTGAGGGCGACGGCGACGCCACCGAACGGACGCTCGAGGCCGACCACCTCTACTGTTTCACCGGTCGGCGTCCCGCATTCGATGGGCTCGGACTCGAGGAGACAGGCCTCGAGCCCGGTGAGGGGTGGGTCAGTTCGACGATGCAGGCCGCAGGTGACGACCGCGTCTTCGTTGCCGGTGATGCAAACGGCCGGGAACCAATCTTACACGTCGCCAAAGAGGAGGGGATTTCGGCGGCACAGAACATCCTCGCCCACCACCGTGGCGAGGACTGTGAGCCCTACACGAACATCCCCCATCACGTCATCTTCTCGGGGCTAGGTGTCTATCCGTTCGCGCGGATCGGCCACACGCCTGCGACAATCGCTGAAGCCGAGATGGACGCCATCGTCCTCACCCGCGAGGCATCCTCTGACGGCGTCTTCAAAACGAAGAATCACCCGGAGGGGCGGGCAACGCTGGTCGTCAACGCCGAAAGCGGAGCCGTGCTTGGCTATCAGGGACTCCACTTGCACGCGGACGTCATGGCCAAGACGATGCAGGTCGCCGTCGAGATGGGTCTCGACGTCCGCGACCTCCCGAAGCGCGCGTACCATCCGACGACACCCGAGATTCTGGACGGCCTGTTCCGCGACGCCTGTGCAGAACTCGAGGATCGGTCTGCCTGCGTTGAAGACGGCGATTCGCGGGACCTGGCGTTGTAG
- a CDS encoding DUF7344 domain-containing protein yields MTAHACQTELGTEVDQLLDVLSNRLRRAVIYYFEVQIDRTVESLSALATYLSKTIPELATNTAEVELVHTHLPMLNARGWLEFDSRTETVVYIGTDRAGTLLADLREMFTSEVDDEHT; encoded by the coding sequence ATGACAGCTCATGCGTGCCAGACCGAACTGGGTACGGAGGTTGACCAGCTATTGGACGTGTTGAGTAATCGACTCCGGCGGGCGGTAATCTACTACTTCGAGGTGCAAATCGACCGAACTGTCGAATCGCTGTCTGCGTTAGCAACCTACCTCTCGAAGACGATTCCGGAGTTAGCGACGAACACCGCCGAAGTCGAACTCGTCCACACCCATCTGCCGATGCTGAACGCACGTGGCTGGCTCGAGTTCGATAGCCGGACGGAGACGGTCGTCTACATCGGCACCGACCGTGCCGGCACGCTGTTGGCCGACCTCCGTGAGATGTTTACGAGCGAAGTTGACGACGAACACACATAA
- the uvrA gene encoding excinuclease ABC subunit UvrA has product MSMDNIEVRGAEEHNLEDIDVTIPREAFTVVTGLSGSGKSSLAFETIYAEGQRRYIESLSAYARNFLGQMDKPQVETVEGLSPAISIDQKNAANNPRSTVGTVTELHDYLRLLYARVGTPHCPECGREVGEQSAQNMVERILELPDGTRVKLAAPVVRDQKGAFEDLFEELVSEGYSRVEIDGEEYDLTLDDPDLDENFDHTVDVIVDRVKVSAEDRPRIIDSVETALEEAEGVLKVILPDAPEEVASDLGDAARRTGALGDEVDEDDRFVVEFSKDLACTHCGIDVPEIETRSFSFNSPHGACPECEGLGETKEIDESLVVQDESKSLKNVFEPWSYNRSYYRTRLDAVAAHFDISLSTPFEELEDDIQQAFLYGTDGEVLFKRSTKNGTRRKQKRFEGVIPNLERRYIETDSDSTREHIEDYMSATECPSCDGTRLKAASRAVLVDETAITEINALSIGDALAHFESLEADLTEREKVIAEEILKEIRARLGFMDEVGLEYLTLDREAATLSGGESQRIRLATQIGAGLVGVLYVLDEPSIGLHQRDNDRLLDTLEELRDLGNTLIVVEHDEETMRRADNVIDMGPGPGKRGGEVVVNGSVDEVKACEESVTGDYLSGRRQIPVPDERRDADGALTIRGARQHNLADLDVDIPLGCFTAITGVSGSGKSTLMHDVLYKGLARQMNDNTSVIPGDHDGLEGLEEVETVRLIDQSPIGRTPRSNPATYTGVFDHIRDLFAQTKLAKQRGYEKGRFSFNVKEGRCEECGGQGTVKIEMNFLSDVYVPCEACDGDRYNDATLDVTYKDKTISDVLDMEVGEAYDFFEANSQIRRRLKLLKDVGLDYMTLGQPSTTLSGGEAQRVKLAEELGKKDSGETLYLLDEPTTGLHHEDERKLIEVLHRLTDNGNTVVVIEHELDLVKNADHIIDLGPEGGEHGGEVVATGTPEDVARLEDSHTGRYLRDLLPKIDLEGPRGERVEPVSAPMDDD; this is encoded by the coding sequence ATGAGCATGGACAACATCGAGGTACGCGGGGCCGAAGAGCACAATCTCGAGGACATCGACGTGACGATTCCCCGCGAGGCGTTTACCGTCGTTACCGGTCTCTCGGGGTCGGGCAAATCGTCGCTCGCCTTCGAGACAATCTACGCGGAAGGCCAGCGCCGGTACATCGAGAGTCTCTCAGCGTACGCCCGGAACTTCCTCGGCCAGATGGACAAACCGCAGGTCGAAACCGTCGAGGGGCTCTCACCCGCGATTTCGATTGACCAGAAAAACGCCGCGAACAACCCGCGCTCGACGGTCGGGACCGTCACGGAATTGCACGACTATCTCCGTCTTCTCTACGCCCGTGTCGGCACCCCCCACTGTCCAGAGTGTGGCCGCGAAGTCGGCGAGCAAAGCGCCCAGAACATGGTCGAGCGCATCCTCGAGTTGCCCGACGGAACGCGGGTCAAACTCGCCGCGCCGGTCGTCCGCGACCAGAAAGGAGCCTTCGAGGACCTGTTCGAAGAACTAGTATCAGAGGGATACTCCCGCGTCGAAATCGACGGCGAGGAGTACGACCTCACACTTGACGACCCGGATCTTGACGAGAACTTCGATCACACCGTCGACGTGATCGTCGACCGCGTAAAAGTCTCCGCCGAGGATCGGCCACGAATTATCGACAGCGTCGAAACCGCACTCGAGGAGGCCGAAGGCGTGCTAAAGGTCATCCTCCCGGACGCACCCGAGGAAGTCGCGAGCGATCTGGGCGATGCGGCCCGCCGGACGGGCGCACTCGGTGACGAAGTCGACGAGGACGACCGGTTTGTCGTCGAGTTCTCGAAGGATCTGGCCTGTACGCACTGCGGGATCGACGTGCCCGAAATCGAGACGCGCTCGTTTTCGTTTAACTCGCCCCACGGAGCCTGTCCCGAGTGTGAAGGACTCGGCGAAACGAAAGAGATCGACGAGTCACTCGTCGTCCAAGACGAATCCAAGTCGCTGAAGAACGTCTTCGAACCCTGGAGCTACAACCGATCCTACTACCGCACCCGACTCGACGCCGTCGCCGCCCACTTCGACATCTCGCTGTCGACGCCGTTCGAGGAACTCGAGGACGACATCCAGCAGGCGTTTCTCTACGGAACCGACGGCGAAGTCCTGTTCAAGCGCAGCACGAAAAACGGCACCCGGCGCAAGCAAAAGCGCTTCGAGGGCGTCATCCCGAATCTCGAGCGCCGGTATATCGAGACGGATTCAGATTCGACCCGCGAGCACATCGAGGACTACATGTCGGCGACGGAGTGCCCGTCTTGTGACGGAACTCGCCTGAAAGCAGCCAGTCGAGCCGTCCTCGTCGACGAGACCGCGATCACCGAAATCAACGCACTGAGCATCGGCGACGCCCTCGCACACTTCGAGTCGCTCGAGGCAGACCTCACCGAGCGCGAGAAGGTCATCGCCGAAGAGATTCTCAAAGAGATCCGCGCGCGGCTTGGGTTCATGGACGAAGTCGGCCTCGAGTATCTAACCCTCGACCGCGAGGCCGCCACGCTCTCCGGTGGGGAGAGTCAGCGCATTCGGCTCGCGACCCAGATCGGTGCCGGACTCGTGGGCGTGCTCTACGTGCTCGATGAGCCCTCGATTGGCCTGCACCAGCGGGACAACGACCGCCTGCTCGATACGCTCGAGGAACTTCGAGATCTCGGAAATACCCTGATCGTCGTCGAGCACGACGAGGAGACGATGCGCCGTGCGGACAACGTCATCGACATGGGCCCCGGCCCCGGAAAGCGCGGCGGCGAGGTCGTCGTCAACGGCTCCGTCGACGAGGTCAAAGCTTGTGAGGAGTCGGTGACCGGCGACTACCTCTCCGGTCGCAGACAGATTCCCGTGCCAGACGAGCGACGCGACGCTGATGGGGCGCTGACGATCCGTGGTGCCCGTCAGCACAATCTCGCAGACCTCGACGTGGACATTCCACTCGGCTGTTTCACCGCGATTACGGGCGTCTCCGGCTCCGGGAAATCCACGCTCATGCACGACGTGCTCTACAAGGGCCTCGCGCGCCAGATGAACGACAACACGAGCGTCATTCCGGGCGATCACGACGGCCTCGAGGGCCTCGAGGAGGTAGAGACCGTGCGCCTGATCGACCAGTCACCGATTGGCCGCACGCCGCGGTCGAATCCGGCGACCTACACCGGCGTCTTCGACCACATCCGCGACCTGTTCGCCCAGACAAAACTGGCGAAACAGCGCGGCTACGAGAAAGGTCGATTTTCGTTCAACGTCAAAGAAGGGCGCTGTGAGGAGTGTGGTGGGCAGGGCACAGTGAAAATTGAGATGAACTTCCTCTCGGACGTCTACGTACCCTGTGAGGCCTGTGACGGCGACCGGTACAACGACGCCACACTCGACGTGACCTACAAGGACAAGACCATCTCGGACGTCCTCGACATGGAAGTCGGCGAGGCCTACGACTTCTTCGAGGCGAACTCCCAGATCCGCCGTCGCCTGAAACTGCTGAAAGACGTCGGTCTCGACTACATGACCCTCGGGCAGCCCTCGACGACGCTCTCCGGCGGGGAGGCCCAGCGGGTCAAACTCGCCGAAGAGTTGGGGAAGAAAGACTCCGGTGAGACGCTGTATCTGCTCGACGAACCGACAACGGGGCTGCACCACGAGGACGAGCGCAAACTCATCGAAGTGCTCCACCGACTGACTGACAACGGCAACACCGTCGTCGTCATCGAACACGAACTCGATCTCGTGAAAAACGCCGACCACATTATCGACCTCGGCCCTGAAGGTGGCGAACACGGCGGCGAAGTGGTCGCGACTGGAACTCCCGAAGACGTCGCCCGACTCGAGGACTCCCACACTGGCCGCTACCTGCGTGATCTCTTGCCGAAGATCGATCTCGAGGGGCCACGCGGTGAACGCGTCGAACCGGTGTCGGCACCGATGGACGACGACTAG
- a CDS encoding aminotransferase class V-fold PLP-dependent enzyme, which produces MDATTLRETIPALESTIYCNWGASGPSPRSVVEAAERTLTAHEYDAPSGSGQYSAAFDVYDETRAAVADLLNATPNEIALTESTTDGINRIAGALEWAEDDVVVRTDLEHSAGVLPWKRLERTRGIDIRVLETTDGRVDLEDVTELASEATLFCVSSLTWTHGTRLPVAEIVEIAHDNDALVLVDAVQSVGQGPVDVQRWDADFVVGAGHKWLLAPFGSGFLYVRDDVASRLEPPAIGYRSVENPDEHGADYRYHPGARRFEVSTSSPVPYAGLSAGIGQLTEVDLETVQDRIDRLTDRLAAGIPDERLVGPVEPESGLVPIAVSEPEATVERLAEQDIVVRSLPDPDAIRASIHAVNTRTDVDQLLEALSL; this is translated from the coding sequence ATGGACGCGACCACGCTTCGTGAGACGATTCCCGCTCTCGAGTCGACCATCTACTGCAACTGGGGTGCAAGCGGCCCGAGTCCCCGGTCCGTTGTCGAGGCAGCTGAGCGAACGCTCACCGCCCACGAGTACGACGCCCCCAGTGGAAGCGGGCAGTATTCCGCCGCGTTCGACGTCTACGATGAGACACGAGCCGCCGTCGCCGATCTGCTCAACGCAACACCCAACGAAATCGCACTCACCGAGAGCACGACCGACGGCATCAACCGCATCGCTGGCGCACTCGAGTGGGCCGAAGACGATGTCGTTGTCCGAACGGACCTCGAGCACTCCGCGGGTGTCCTTCCATGGAAACGCCTCGAGCGGACGCGAGGAATCGACATTCGGGTGCTCGAGACCACGGACGGACGAGTCGACCTTGAGGACGTCACCGAACTCGCGAGCGAGGCGACGTTGTTTTGCGTGAGTTCACTCACCTGGACACACGGCACGCGACTCCCAGTTGCAGAGATCGTCGAGATCGCCCACGACAACGACGCGCTGGTGCTCGTCGACGCCGTCCAGTCAGTCGGCCAGGGACCAGTCGACGTCCAGCGATGGGACGCCGATTTCGTCGTCGGCGCGGGTCACAAGTGGCTGCTTGCACCCTTTGGCTCCGGCTTTCTCTATGTGCGAGACGACGTTGCCTCGAGGCTCGAGCCGCCCGCGATTGGCTACCGAAGCGTCGAGAACCCCGACGAGCACGGGGCGGACTACCGCTACCACCCGGGCGCACGCCGCTTCGAAGTCAGTACCTCGAGTCCCGTTCCCTACGCTGGGCTGAGCGCTGGGATCGGTCAGCTCACTGAGGTCGACCTCGAAACAGTGCAGGACCGTATCGACCGGCTGACGGACCGGCTCGCAGCAGGGATACCCGACGAGCGACTGGTGGGTCCAGTAGAACCCGAATCCGGACTCGTACCGATTGCCGTTTCAGAGCCGGAAGCGACGGTCGAGCGACTCGCCGAACAGGATATCGTCGTCCGCTCGCTTCCCGACCCCGACGCGATTCGAGCATCGATTCATGCCGTCAACACCCGCACGGACGTCGACCAACTGCTCGAGGCGCTGTCGCTGTAA
- a CDS encoding DUF7557 family protein, translating to MTQTLEIDDELADRLDSHCEPDQSRVEFVAELVAMYETDGTFLQEGYSE from the coding sequence ATGACACAGACACTCGAGATCGACGATGAACTGGCGGATCGACTCGACAGCCACTGCGAGCCGGATCAATCCCGCGTCGAATTCGTCGCGGAACTGGTCGCGATGTACGAAACGGATGGGACATTCCTGCAGGAAGGCTACTCGGAATAG
- the nrfD gene encoding NrfD/PsrC family molybdoenzyme membrane anchor subunit: MSTKTPSKADILRPIQETSTTYYILVAIAGLAFALFLVGWMYQLYEGMVVTGLSDWGSGGGVTWGVYIGAFIWWVGIAHGGIILSAAVRLLGMDRYMPVARLAEMLTLAGLSAAGFYIIVHMGRPDRMVTSVIGHYHITVNNSPLVWDVTVITAYFVLTATYLALTLRYDITRLRGDLPDHFGPIYNMLTIGYSEDEDEVVQRMVWWLALAIIIMAPLLLHGGVIPWLFAVLPTYPRWFGGVQGPQFLTIALTSAISGVIILSALFRRAYDWDHIITDDVFRGLLLWLGFFCLLFLWLQLQQITTGSFFPPVDLDVAWVATLEHPIYLLSMGLVAAVLAFIFATTVRPALFTKARAIICGLAVLTATLLEKVLFVVEGFLHPSFEIYYATPGIYVPSLIEISSIIGTIGMVTLFFLTAAKIVPVVELHAIEHLRADHGHENRSHTPETDSGRAE, from the coding sequence ATGAGTACGAAAACGCCGAGTAAGGCGGATATACTGCGGCCAATTCAGGAGACCTCGACAACGTACTACATCCTCGTGGCGATTGCGGGGCTGGCGTTTGCGCTCTTCCTCGTCGGTTGGATGTACCAGTTGTACGAGGGGATGGTCGTCACCGGACTCTCCGATTGGGGCTCCGGCGGTGGGGTTACCTGGGGCGTCTACATCGGGGCGTTCATCTGGTGGGTTGGGATCGCACACGGCGGGATCATTCTCTCGGCAGCGGTTCGACTGCTGGGGATGGATCGGTACATGCCAGTCGCTCGATTGGCGGAGATGCTAACGCTCGCTGGGCTTTCGGCCGCGGGCTTTTACATTATCGTCCACATGGGACGGCCGGATCGGATGGTGACGAGCGTCATTGGCCACTATCACATCACGGTGAACAACTCGCCGCTGGTGTGGGACGTGACGGTCATTACGGCGTATTTCGTGTTGACGGCAACCTATCTGGCACTGACACTGCGATATGACATTACACGCCTTCGTGGCGATCTGCCGGATCACTTTGGCCCGATCTACAACATGTTGACGATTGGCTACTCCGAGGACGAAGACGAGGTCGTCCAGCGCATGGTCTGGTGGCTCGCACTGGCGATCATTATCATGGCACCACTCCTGCTTCACGGCGGCGTGATTCCGTGGCTCTTTGCCGTCCTACCGACATATCCGCGCTGGTTCGGCGGGGTGCAAGGACCGCAGTTCCTGACGATTGCGCTGACCTCGGCAATCAGCGGCGTCATTATCCTCTCCGCACTGTTCCGGCGTGCCTACGACTGGGATCACATCATCACTGACGACGTCTTCCGCGGGCTCTTGCTCTGGCTTGGCTTTTTCTGTCTGCTCTTTCTCTGGCTCCAACTCCAGCAGATCACGACCGGCTCGTTCTTCCCACCCGTCGACCTCGATGTCGCCTGGGTCGCCACCCTCGAGCATCCGATCTATCTCCTCTCGATGGGGCTGGTCGCAGCCGTTCTCGCCTTTATCTTCGCGACGACGGTTCGGCCGGCGCTGTTTACGAAGGCTCGAGCGATCATCTGTGGACTGGCCGTCCTTACCGCAACGCTGCTCGAGAAGGTGTTGTTCGTGGTCGAGGGCTTTCTCCACCCCTCCTTCGAGATTTACTACGCGACGCCGGGGATATACGTGCCAAGCCTGATCGAGATTTCCTCGATCATCGGCACGATTGGGATGGTGACGCTGTTCTTCCTGACGGCTGCAAAAATCGTTCCGGTCGTCGAACTCCACGCAATTGAGCACTTGCGGGCTGACCACGGACACGAAAACCGATCACACACACCCGAAACGGATAGCGGTCGGGCGGAGTGA
- a CDS encoding NAD(P)/FAD-dependent oxidoreductase — protein MTEYVIIGDGISGSSAAETLREEDPDAKITVITDEGEALYNRILIKEHAKGKLPEAPISIHEEDWYAERDIELSLNTHVTTVDTDDKIVRTHEGDDISYDKLLIATGGTPTQLPVENSDADGVHHFWTFQDARRIRESAENAEDAVIVGAGLLGIDFAAICGAQDVEGKYLMRGDRWWRYALSGDGAEIMHQAMRDVGVEPVFDSGVDHFETDDEGTVTAAVDPNGDRFECDFAGVAIGLTFNTEFLHDVDLEMDNGILVDEYMQTNLEDVYAAGDITRFYDVLLGQQAQNGSWGSAKEQGRVAAVNMAADTKEEEFEWVSSYSITHFDFPFLSFGHPTLGDEHAERRYSDTEWRRVAFKDGKIVGGVLIGDLSPQSKFKQLMREQRDVVDQADVLLEKQVDLDNLAPSQEQ, from the coding sequence ATGACAGAGTACGTCATCATCGGTGACGGGATCTCGGGTAGTTCGGCCGCCGAGACCCTCCGGGAAGAAGACCCGGACGCGAAGATTACCGTCATCACCGATGAGGGGGAGGCACTGTACAATCGCATTCTCATCAAAGAGCACGCGAAAGGAAAGCTTCCCGAAGCACCGATTTCGATTCACGAAGAGGACTGGTACGCCGAGCGAGACATCGAGCTCTCGTTGAACACCCACGTGACGACGGTCGATACCGACGACAAGATCGTCCGCACGCACGAGGGAGACGATATCAGCTACGACAAACTGCTGATCGCAACCGGCGGAACGCCGACGCAGTTGCCGGTCGAGAACAGCGACGCTGATGGCGTCCACCACTTCTGGACCTTCCAGGACGCCCGCCGGATCCGCGAAAGCGCGGAGAACGCCGAGGACGCAGTCATCGTCGGTGCCGGACTGCTCGGCATCGACTTTGCGGCCATCTGTGGCGCACAGGACGTCGAGGGCAAATACCTGATGCGCGGCGACCGCTGGTGGCGCTATGCGCTGTCCGGCGACGGTGCAGAGATCATGCACCAGGCCATGCGCGATGTCGGCGTCGAACCCGTCTTCGACAGCGGCGTCGATCACTTCGAAACCGACGACGAGGGCACGGTCACCGCCGCTGTCGATCCGAACGGCGACCGCTTCGAGTGTGACTTTGCCGGCGTCGCCATCGGGCTGACGTTCAACACGGAGTTCCTCCACGACGTCGACCTCGAGATGGACAACGGCATCCTCGTCGACGAGTACATGCAAACCAACCTCGAGGACGTCTACGCGGCCGGTGACATCACCCGGTTCTACGACGTCCTCCTCGGCCAGCAGGCCCAGAACGGCTCCTGGGGCTCGGCGAAAGAACAGGGTCGCGTCGCTGCGGTCAATATGGCCGCCGACACCAAAGAAGAGGAGTTCGAGTGGGTTTCCTCCTACTCGATCACCCACTTCGACTTCCCGTTCCTCTCGTTCGGTCACCCAACGCTCGGCGACGAGCACGCCGAACGCCGCTACAGCGACACCGAGTGGCGACGTGTCGCGTTCAAGGACGGCAAAATCGTTGGCGGCGTCCTCATCGGCGATCTCTCCCCACAGAGCAAGTTCAAACAGCTCATGCGCGAACAGCGTGATGTCGTCGATCAGGCTGACGTGCTCCTCGAGAAGCAAGTCGATCTGGACAATCTCGCGCCGTCCCAGGAACAGTAA
- a CDS encoding DUF6149 family protein, which yields MKLHQNARHFASRKALETPVVRSVAKSGLVRLHTRIFLGKADPDRADEREAHLDGLFDATVDTYLRALQDGFSEAEAREITHIQANFDFYNHGWTEMMEFPTGELEAHYERYQDFFETWEITIDDPLGQFAPSEGLPDAPSTPELLEDPDHPHAEGGFADDVYVETDDGELVVGGQDEPDDDEVDVSQAVGVDDTESND from the coding sequence ATGAAACTCCACCAGAACGCACGCCACTTCGCCTCGAGAAAAGCCCTCGAGACGCCGGTCGTCCGTTCGGTCGCCAAATCCGGCCTCGTCCGACTCCACACGCGCATCTTTCTCGGGAAGGCCGACCCGGACCGCGCCGACGAGCGCGAGGCCCACCTCGACGGCCTCTTCGACGCGACGGTCGACACCTACCTCCGCGCGCTCCAGGACGGCTTCTCCGAAGCCGAAGCCCGCGAAATCACCCACATCCAGGCCAATTTCGACTTCTACAACCACGGCTGGACCGAAATGATGGAGTTTCCGACTGGGGAACTCGAGGCCCACTACGAGCGCTATCAGGATTTCTTCGAGACGTGGGAGATCACCATCGACGACCCACTCGGCCAGTTCGCACCGTCGGAAGGACTGCCGGACGCGCCGTCGACGCCCGAACTGCTCGAGGATCCCGACCACCCCCACGCCGAGGGCGGGTTCGCGGACGACGTATACGTCGAAACCGACGACGGCGAACTGGTCGTCGGCGGGCAGGACGAACCCGACGACGACGAAGTCGATGTCTCACAGGCGGTCGGCGTGGACGACACTGAGTCGAACGACTAA